A portion of the bacterium genome contains these proteins:
- a CDS encoding ABC transporter substrate-binding protein, with the protein MRALAIFCLLAATVAIPPVVGAAPPSLGLPGLPHPKVMVGEPGRFGGTFLDAQVSDPRTFNPILVQESTSSGPIGNLFEGLVEDNGETTETEPALAESWTTSKDGRTWTFVLRKGIEWTDGVPFTADDVAFTFQVIYDKQIPNSLKDVLSVEGRPIQVDKVDAWTVRFRTAVPFGPFLRQIGVPIIPKHKLLAAYTAGKFNQTWGVNTPPRDLVGTGPYIMTEYKPAQRFFYTRNPHYWRVDQAGHRLPYIDKVVLTIVPDANASRLLFQQGGTDEYGIRPREYAEFKRGERAGHYTVYDGGPTFGTEFLTFNENPQGGLADYKLKWFQNQKFRQGVAYAIDRQAIIAQVYAGHAIPQYGPESPADKFFFDPHVMSYPYDLDRAAATLAEAGLKKGPDGVLRDAEGHAVQFIISTNSDNPDRVAIGNIIRQDLERLGMQVTLAPEAFNTLVNKLVESYKWEAMVMGLTGGIEPHSGQNVWKSSGTLHMWYPKEPKPATPWEAQVDRYFDLAATTVNQNLRKDDYDKYQAIVAEQVPFIYTAIPNAYIAVRNRFGNIRYTAFGGPFWNFPVIYIKP; encoded by the coding sequence GTGAGAGCCCTCGCCATCTTTTGCCTCCTGGCGGCAACCGTTGCCATCCCCCCAGTGGTTGGTGCTGCGCCGCCGTCGCTGGGGCTTCCGGGGCTGCCGCACCCCAAGGTGATGGTGGGCGAGCCCGGGCGTTTCGGGGGGACGTTCCTCGACGCCCAGGTCAGCGACCCGCGAACCTTCAACCCCATCCTTGTTCAGGAATCCACCTCATCCGGACCGATCGGGAACCTGTTCGAGGGGTTGGTCGAGGACAACGGGGAAACGACCGAGACCGAGCCCGCCCTGGCCGAGTCCTGGACGACCAGCAAGGACGGCCGTACGTGGACGTTCGTGCTGCGCAAGGGGATCGAGTGGACCGATGGGGTGCCGTTCACGGCGGACGACGTGGCGTTTACGTTTCAGGTCATCTACGACAAACAGATCCCCAACAGCCTGAAGGACGTCCTGAGCGTAGAAGGCAGGCCGATCCAGGTCGACAAAGTCGATGCGTGGACCGTGCGCTTCCGCACCGCCGTTCCCTTCGGCCCCTTCCTGCGGCAGATCGGCGTCCCGATCATTCCGAAGCACAAGCTGCTGGCGGCCTACACGGCGGGGAAGTTCAACCAGACCTGGGGGGTGAATACACCGCCGCGCGACCTGGTCGGTACCGGTCCGTACATCATGACCGAGTACAAGCCGGCGCAGCGCTTCTTCTATACGCGAAACCCGCACTACTGGCGGGTCGATCAGGCCGGGCACCGCCTGCCCTACATCGACAAGGTCGTCCTGACGATCGTGCCGGACGCCAACGCCAGCCGGCTGCTGTTCCAGCAGGGAGGCACCGACGAGTACGGGATCCGGCCGCGGGAGTACGCCGAGTTCAAGCGGGGCGAGCGCGCCGGCCACTACACCGTGTACGACGGCGGGCCGACGTTCGGCACCGAGTTCCTGACCTTCAACGAGAACCCCCAAGGCGGCCTGGCCGACTACAAGCTGAAGTGGTTCCAGAACCAGAAGTTCCGCCAGGGGGTGGCCTACGCGATCGACCGGCAGGCGATCATCGCCCAAGTCTACGCCGGCCACGCCATCCCCCAGTACGGGCCGGAGAGCCCGGCCGACAAGTTCTTCTTCGACCCCCACGTGATGTCGTACCCCTACGACCTCGACCGGGCGGCGGCGACCCTGGCGGAGGCCGGGCTGAAGAAAGGGCCGGACGGTGTCCTCCGCGACGCGGAGGGCCATGCGGTGCAGTTTATCATCAGCACGAACTCCGACAACCCCGACCGCGTGGCGATCGGCAACATCATCCGCCAGGACCTCGAGCGCCTGGGGATGCAGGTGACGCTGGCGCCGGAGGCGTTCAACACGTTGGTGAACAAGCTGGTGGAGTCGTACAAGTGGGAAGCGATGGTGATGGGCCTCACCGGCGGCATCGAACCCCACAGCGGGCAGAACGTCTGGAAGTCGTCGGGCACCCTGCACATGTGGTATCCGAAGGAGCCCAAACCGGCGACGCCGTGGGAGGCGCAGGTGGACCGGTACTTCGACCTCGCCGCCACCACGGTGAACCAGAACCTGCGCAAGGACGATTACGACAAGTACCAGGCGATCGTGGCCGAGCAGGTTCCGTTCATCTACACCGCGATTCCGAACGCGTACATCGCGGTGCGCAATCGGTTCGGGAACATCAGGTACACCGCGTTTGGCGGTCCCTTCTGGAACTTCCCGGTGATCTACATCAAGCCCTGA
- a CDS encoding ABC transporter permease, which produces MARDLAAARSAAQQQREAARARTPLQLAWRQLRRHRLALLSGAALVVIYAVMVFAEFLAPYALDFSDRTLFYAPPVGVHLVDARGRWHARPFVYAYRLVDPDLRLYGPDTSRTYDIHFFVRGFRYRLLWVVPTDVHLMGVDDPARLFLFGSDQFGRDLLSRMLSGSRVSLMIGLLVVLITFPIGLILGGIAGFYGGWIDNVIMRSVEVLASFPTFYLLLTLATVLPATLSSAARLFMIAAVFSLVGWGGLARIIRGLVLSIRELEFVLAARAGGLNDLRVITRHILPSTSSYVIVAATLTIPGVILGESGLSYLGIGVQEPSTSWGLLLAQAQSIDVLTQFPWLLLPGLAIVLVILFYNFFGDGVRDALDPRQRSS; this is translated from the coding sequence GTGGCGCGAGACCTGGCCGCCGCGCGATCGGCCGCGCAGCAGCAGCGGGAGGCGGCGCGCGCCCGCACACCGCTGCAGTTGGCCTGGCGGCAGCTGCGGCGCCACAGGCTGGCCCTGCTCAGCGGGGCGGCGCTGGTCGTCATCTACGCCGTCATGGTGTTCGCCGAGTTCCTGGCCCCCTACGCCCTCGACTTCTCCGATCGGACCCTGTTCTACGCGCCCCCGGTGGGGGTGCACCTCGTCGATGCGCGGGGGCGGTGGCACGCGCGCCCGTTCGTCTACGCCTACCGCCTGGTCGATCCGGATCTCCGCCTCTACGGGCCCGACACCTCGCGCACCTACGACATCCACTTCTTCGTCCGGGGGTTCCGCTACCGGCTGCTCTGGGTCGTCCCGACCGACGTCCACCTGATGGGCGTCGACGACCCGGCGCGGCTCTTCCTCTTCGGCAGCGATCAGTTCGGCCGGGACCTGCTCTCCCGGATGCTCTCCGGCAGCCGGGTCTCGCTGATGATCGGCCTGTTGGTGGTCCTGATCACCTTTCCGATCGGGCTGATCCTCGGGGGGATCGCCGGCTTCTACGGCGGATGGATCGACAACGTCATCATGCGGTCGGTCGAAGTGCTGGCCTCGTTTCCGACCTTCTATCTCCTGCTCACCCTGGCGACGGTGCTGCCGGCGACCCTCAGCAGTGCGGCCCGGCTGTTCATGATCGCCGCGGTGTTCAGCCTGGTGGGCTGGGGGGGGCTCGCCCGCATCATCAGGGGATTGGTGCTCAGCATCCGGGAGCTGGAGTTCGTGCTCGCCGCCCGGGCCGGGGGGTTGAACGATTTGCGCGTGATCACCCGGCACATCCTCCCCAGCACGTCCTCCTACGTCATCGTCGCCGCGACGCTGACGATTCCGGGGGTGATCCTGGGGGAGAGCGGGCTCTCCTATCTCGGCATCGGCGTCCAGGAGCCCAGCACCAGCTGGGGCCTCCTGCTCGCCCAGGCCCAGAGCATCGACGTCCTCACGCAGTTCCCCTGGCTGCTCCTGCCGGGGCTCGCCATCGTGCTGGTGATCCTCTTCTATAACTTTTTCGGGGATGGTGTTCGAGATGCCCTCGACCCACGGCAGCGCTCCTCGTAA
- a CDS encoding ABC transporter permease: MIRYIIRRVILLGPLLVGITFVSWAAIQLAKGSGDYFQALVLQYPQISPATIAGLRARFGMDQPPWIQYLRWLWNILHLDFGLSFAYQVPVTWLIASRALNTLLLSITSLVVAWSIAIPVGIYSAVHQYSIADGVFSAAAFIAISIPSFFSALLLLYAAFWTHLVPLQGLTSVYYDGLPWYGKMLDIAWHLILPTIALGVFSVGGLMRYMRTNLLDVLRADYVKTARAKGVPERRVIFRHAVRNAINPLVTLFGFELGGLLSGAAFVENILGYPGLGRLILEALLKKDIFVVMGSLLLGSVLLILGNLTADILLAYVDPRIRYD, encoded by the coding sequence ATGATTCGGTACATCATCCGCCGGGTGATCCTGCTGGGCCCCCTGCTCGTGGGGATCACCTTCGTGTCCTGGGCGGCGATCCAGCTAGCCAAAGGCTCGGGAGACTATTTCCAGGCGCTCGTCCTCCAGTACCCGCAGATCAGCCCGGCCACGATCGCCGGGCTCCGCGCCCGCTTCGGGATGGATCAGCCGCCCTGGATTCAGTACCTGCGGTGGCTCTGGAACATCCTCCATCTGGATTTCGGACTGTCCTTTGCCTACCAGGTGCCGGTGACCTGGCTGATCGCGAGCCGGGCGCTCAACACCCTGCTCCTCTCCATTACCTCGCTCGTCGTCGCCTGGTCGATCGCCATCCCGGTCGGCATCTACTCGGCCGTGCACCAGTACTCGATCGCGGATGGGGTGTTCAGCGCCGCCGCGTTCATCGCCATCTCCATCCCGAGCTTCTTCAGTGCGCTGCTGCTGCTGTACGCGGCGTTTTGGACGCACCTCGTGCCGCTGCAGGGGCTCACCAGCGTCTACTACGACGGCCTCCCCTGGTACGGCAAGATGCTCGACATCGCCTGGCACCTCATCCTGCCGACGATCGCCCTCGGCGTCTTCTCCGTCGGTGGGTTGATGCGGTACATGCGCACCAATCTGCTCGACGTCCTGAGGGCCGATTACGTGAAGACCGCCCGGGCCAAGGGCGTCCCCGAGCGCCGGGTTATTTTCCGCCACGCCGTCCGGAACGCCATCAATCCGCTGGTGACCCTCTTCGGATTTGAGCTGGGCGGCCTGCTGAGCGGCGCCGCGTTTGTGGAGAACATCCTGGGATACCCGGGGCTTGGCCGGCTCATTCTGGAGGCCCTCCTGAAGAAGGACATCTTTGTGGTGATGGGGAGCCTGCTGCTCGGCAGCGTCCTGCTGATCCTCGGCAATCTCACCGCGGACATCCTGCTCGCCTACGTGGATCCGCGGATCCGGTATGATTGA
- a CDS encoding UvrD-helicase domain-containing protein — MDSFTRPAPDFDALLNPAQREAVGHGDGPLLILAGAGSGKTRVLTYRIAALIRDRGVPPQRILAVTFTNKAAGEMRERVERLVGLPIARAVWMGTFHAICSRILRRSGAPVGVDPRFTIYDTDDQRAMMREVIRTLDVDDRQFPPAAVLAAVGRAKNELVDHVAFARRAETTRDEVLGKLYAAYQRRLDECHALDFDDLLVRTVQLLREHPATLAEYQGRFRHLLVDEYQDTNHAQYLFLSLLAQAHRNVCVVGDDDQAIYRWRGADVRNILEFERDYPDARVIKLEQNYRSTGHILAAAAAVIRHNPHRHTKALWTENGEGDPVVLYEAFDGYDEARYVGDLIRAHRTAGGQAGEIAILYRTNAQSRQFEETFLRLGIPYQIVGGLRFYERAEVKDLLAYLRLAYNQADEASLRRVINVPRRGIGEGTVRRLETWARAEGRSLWEALRAGEAGLAPHLHRAAAEFAALIDGLSRYAAEHSARDVLVHAVDATGYRRMLEAEGTDEAYARLENLDELAAVAEEVEVTIGEPTLEAFLQHLALITDVDALQDRTDRVTLMTLHSAKGLEFPVVVLAGMEEGLFPHVRSLEEEASLEEERRLCYVGMTRARRRLILTYAHQRAAFGPARPGLPSRFLAEVPAELLTRAATPRTPTGDWPDEDRPVPEVAVGDVVRHKTFGTGRVLEVDGEGPRAIITVRFDEVGTKRLALGYAPLQVTGGGRESSADQANIRNT; from the coding sequence GTGGATTCATTCACGAGGCCCGCTCCCGATTTTGATGCCCTGCTCAACCCCGCGCAGCGCGAAGCGGTCGGGCACGGGGACGGACCGCTGCTCATCCTCGCCGGGGCCGGCTCCGGGAAGACCCGCGTCCTGACATACCGGATCGCCGCCCTGATCCGAGACCGCGGCGTTCCGCCGCAGCGGATCCTGGCGGTGACGTTTACCAACAAAGCCGCCGGCGAGATGCGCGAGCGGGTGGAGCGGTTGGTCGGGCTGCCGATTGCCCGCGCGGTGTGGATGGGGACGTTTCATGCGATCTGCAGCCGGATCCTCCGCCGCTCGGGGGCTCCCGTGGGGGTGGACCCCCGGTTTACCATCTACGACACCGATGACCAGCGGGCGATGATGCGCGAGGTGATCCGGACACTCGACGTCGACGACCGCCAGTTTCCTCCGGCCGCGGTCTTGGCGGCGGTGGGCCGCGCGAAGAACGAGCTCGTGGACCACGTCGCTTTCGCCAGGCGGGCGGAGACCACTCGCGACGAGGTGCTCGGCAAACTCTACGCCGCCTACCAGCGGCGGCTGGATGAGTGCCACGCCCTCGACTTCGACGATCTCCTCGTCCGGACGGTGCAGCTGCTGCGCGAGCACCCGGCGACGCTGGCGGAGTACCAAGGACGCTTTCGGCACCTCCTGGTGGACGAGTACCAGGATACCAACCATGCCCAGTACCTGTTCCTCAGCCTGCTGGCGCAGGCGCACCGGAACGTCTGCGTCGTCGGGGACGACGATCAGGCGATCTACCGGTGGCGGGGGGCGGATGTCCGCAACATCCTCGAGTTCGAACGGGACTACCCGGATGCCCGCGTCATCAAGCTGGAACAGAACTACCGGTCGACCGGCCACATCCTCGCCGCCGCGGCGGCGGTGATCCGCCACAACCCGCACCGGCACACCAAGGCCTTGTGGACCGAGAACGGGGAGGGGGACCCCGTCGTACTCTACGAGGCGTTCGACGGGTACGACGAGGCGCGGTACGTGGGGGATCTCATCCGGGCGCACCGGACGGCGGGGGGACAGGCCGGCGAGATCGCGATCCTCTACCGGACGAACGCGCAGTCCCGCCAGTTCGAGGAGACGTTCCTGCGGCTCGGCATCCCGTATCAGATCGTCGGCGGCCTCCGGTTCTACGAGCGCGCCGAGGTCAAGGATCTCCTCGCCTATCTTCGGCTCGCGTACAATCAGGCGGACGAGGCCAGCCTGCGGCGGGTGATCAACGTGCCGCGGCGGGGGATCGGCGAGGGGACGGTGCGCCGGCTGGAGACGTGGGCCCGGGCCGAGGGGCGCTCGCTGTGGGAGGCCCTGCGCGCCGGGGAGGCGGGGCTCGCTCCCCACCTCCACCGCGCCGCCGCCGAGTTCGCCGCCCTGATCGACGGATTGAGCCGGTACGCCGCCGAGCATTCCGCCCGCGATGTGCTGGTGCATGCCGTCGACGCGACCGGCTACCGCCGGATGCTGGAGGCCGAAGGGACGGACGAGGCCTACGCCCGGCTGGAGAACCTCGACGAGTTGGCGGCGGTGGCGGAGGAGGTCGAGGTGACGATCGGGGAGCCGACGCTGGAGGCGTTTCTCCAGCACCTCGCGCTGATCACCGACGTCGATGCGCTGCAGGACCGCACGGACCGCGTGACCCTGATGACCCTGCACAGCGCGAAGGGGCTGGAATTCCCGGTGGTGGTGCTGGCGGGGATGGAAGAGGGGCTCTTCCCCCACGTCCGTTCGCTGGAGGAAGAGGCGAGCCTGGAGGAGGAGCGGCGCCTGTGCTATGTGGGCATGACACGCGCCCGCCGACGGCTGATCCTGACCTACGCCCACCAGCGGGCGGCGTTCGGCCCGGCCCGGCCCGGGCTGCCCTCGCGGTTTCTGGCTGAGGTTCCCGCGGAATTGCTCACGCGCGCCGCGACCCCCCGTACGCCGACCGGCGACTGGCCCGATGAAGATCGGCCGGTCCCCGAGGTGGCGGTGGGCGATGTCGTCCGGCACAAGACCTTCGGCACCGGCCGCGTGCTCGAGGTCGACGGCGAGGGCCCCCGGGCGATCATCACCGTTCGGTTCGATGAGGTCGGCACGAAGCGCCTCGCCCTGGGCTACGCCCCGTTGCAGGTCACGGGCGGCGGGCGGGAATCATCCGCCGACCAGGCGAATATTCGGAATACCTGA
- the guaA gene encoding glutamine-hydrolyzing GMP synthase, with product MSRTLKEGRPAGGQRESGAAQIPRSVQDLVVVLDFGAQYSQLIARRVRELRVYSLILPFDTPLEELRDLRPRGLILSGGPASVYDPGAPRCDPALFACGIPTLGICYGMQLMAHSLGGRTGPAGRREYGRTRLFVDESEGSDRIFHGLERRLLCWMSHGDTVHALPAGFETLAHSDHSPHAAIADRVRRLYGLQFHPEVSHTPWGTDVLRNFLYEVCGCAASWSMTSFTERAVEEIRDQITTGRAICALSGGVDSAAAAGLAFRAIGDRLTCVFVDHGLLRRGEAAQVVEVFRDHFGVHLVHVDARARFLARLTDVADPERKRTLIGNEFITVFAEEAVRIGRPEFLVQGTLYPDVIESGTRTAARIKTHHNVGGLPAEMPFRLVEPLRTLFKDEVRLVARSLGLPEEMVWRHPFPGPGLAIRVLGEVTEDRLAILREADAIVTEEIGRSGLGRELWQAFAVLLPVHSVGVAGDARTYGHVVAVRAVTSQDGMTADWARLPADLLETISNRITGEVRGCSRVVYDISSKPPATIEWE from the coding sequence ATGAGCCGCACGCTCAAAGAAGGGCGGCCCGCCGGCGGGCAACGCGAGTCGGGCGCGGCGCAGATCCCCCGGTCGGTCCAGGACTTGGTCGTCGTCCTGGATTTCGGGGCGCAGTACAGCCAACTGATCGCCCGCCGGGTCCGCGAACTGCGCGTGTACAGCCTCATCCTGCCCTTCGACACCCCGCTCGAGGAGCTGAGGGACCTCCGACCGCGGGGGCTGATCCTGTCCGGCGGGCCGGCCAGCGTCTACGATCCTGGCGCCCCCCGGTGCGATCCCGCGTTGTTCGCCTGCGGGATCCCGACCCTCGGGATCTGCTACGGCATGCAGTTGATGGCGCACAGCCTGGGAGGGCGCACGGGGCCGGCGGGCCGGCGGGAGTACGGGCGCACCCGGTTGTTCGTGGACGAGTCGGAAGGTTCGGACAGAATCTTTCACGGCCTGGAGCGGCGCCTGCTCTGCTGGATGAGCCACGGGGACACGGTCCACGCGCTGCCGGCGGGGTTCGAGACCCTCGCCCACTCCGACCACAGCCCCCACGCCGCGATCGCCGATCGCGTCCGGCGGCTGTACGGCCTGCAGTTTCACCCGGAGGTCTCCCACACCCCCTGGGGTACCGACGTCCTGCGGAACTTCCTCTACGAGGTCTGCGGGTGCGCCGCGTCGTGGTCGATGACCTCGTTTACCGAGCGCGCCGTGGAGGAGATCCGCGACCAGATCACGACCGGGCGCGCGATCTGTGCCCTCTCCGGCGGGGTAGATTCGGCCGCGGCCGCCGGGCTCGCCTTCCGCGCCATCGGCGACCGGCTGACCTGTGTCTTCGTCGACCACGGTCTCTTGCGCCGGGGTGAGGCCGCGCAGGTCGTCGAGGTCTTCCGCGACCACTTCGGGGTCCATCTCGTCCACGTGGACGCGCGCGCCCGCTTTTTGGCGCGGCTGACGGACGTCGCCGATCCGGAACGGAAGCGCACCCTGATCGGCAACGAGTTCATCACGGTCTTTGCCGAGGAGGCCGTCCGGATCGGGCGGCCGGAGTTTCTCGTGCAGGGGACCCTCTACCCCGATGTCATCGAGAGCGGCACCCGCACCGCCGCCCGGATCAAGACCCACCACAACGTCGGCGGGCTGCCCGCCGAGATGCCGTTCCGGCTGGTCGAGCCGCTGCGCACCCTGTTCAAGGACGAGGTGCGCCTGGTCGCCCGCTCGCTGGGGCTGCCCGAGGAGATGGTGTGGCGCCACCCGTTTCCGGGACCGGGGCTCGCCATCCGGGTGCTCGGCGAGGTGACCGAGGATCGGCTGGCGATCCTCCGGGAGGCGGACGCGATCGTCACCGAGGAGATCGGCCGGAGCGGATTGGGGCGGGAGCTGTGGCAGGCCTTCGCCGTCCTCCTGCCCGTCCACTCCGTGGGCGTGGCCGGGGACGCCCGGACCTACGGGCACGTCGTCGCGGTCCGGGCGGTAACCAGTCAGGATGGGATGACGGCGGACTGGGCCCGGCTGCCCGCCGACCTGCTGGAGACGATCAGCAACCGCATCACGGGAGAGGTTCGAGGGTGTAGCCGCGTCGTCTACGACATCAGCAGCAAACCGCCTGCTACAATAGAATGGGAATGA